From a single Alphaproteobacteria bacterium genomic region:
- the hisN gene encoding histidinol-phosphatase, translating into MAAVVPDAYVTLAGRLADASGAVIRRYFRTGLAIEEKSDASPVTVADREAEAAIRDILTAECPDHGIFGEEHGQHGLDAEYLWVIDPIDGTQTFISGVPLFGTLIALLHRGRPVLGVIDQPILGERWLGIAGQRTTFNGAPISTRPCASLDAATLTSTSPQLFGATEATAFDRLSRSVKRTRYGYDCYGYGVLSLGFVDIVVEANLKPYDFCALINVVEGAGGVISDWSGTALDLHSDGRMCVVGDVRIHDAVLAELRG; encoded by the coding sequence ATGGCTGCCGTCGTTCCGGATGCGTACGTGACGCTTGCCGGCCGGCTCGCCGACGCCAGCGGTGCGGTTATCCGGCGCTATTTCCGCACCGGCCTCGCCATCGAAGAAAAATCGGACGCCTCTCCGGTTACCGTCGCCGATCGTGAGGCCGAGGCCGCGATCCGCGATATCCTGACCGCCGAATGCCCCGACCACGGCATCTTCGGCGAGGAACACGGGCAGCACGGCCTCGACGCCGAATACCTGTGGGTGATCGATCCGATCGACGGCACCCAGACCTTCATCAGCGGCGTGCCGCTGTTCGGCACCCTGATCGCCCTCCTCCACCGCGGCCGCCCGGTGTTGGGCGTCATCGATCAGCCGATCCTGGGCGAACGGTGGCTGGGTATCGCCGGCCAGCGGACGACGTTCAATGGGGCGCCGATCTCGACCCGCCCTTGCGCAAGCCTTGACGCGGCGACCCTGACCTCGACCTCGCCACAGCTGTTTGGCGCCACCGAGGCCACCGCCTTCGACCGCCTCAGCCGGTCGGTCAAACGAACCCGCTACGGCTACGACTGCTACGGCTATGGCGTGCTCAGCCTCGGTTTCGTCGATATCGTCGTCGAGGCCAACCTCAAACCTTATGATTTCTGCGCTCTGATCAACGTGGTCGAAGGCGCCGGCGGCGTGATCAGCGACTGGTCGGGCACGGCGCTGGACTTGCATTCGGATGGCCGCATGTGTGTCGTCGGCGATGTCCGAATCCATGACGCCGTTCTGGCCGAGCTTCGAGGTTAG